In a single window of the Callithrix jacchus isolate 240 chromosome 1, calJac240_pri, whole genome shotgun sequence genome:
- the ENHO gene encoding adropin has protein sequence MGAAISQGALIAIVCNGLVGLLLLLLWVILCWACHSRSADVDSLSESSPNSSPGPCPEKAPPPQKPSHEGSYLLQP, from the coding sequence ATGGGGGCAGCCATCTCCCAGGGGGCCCTCATCGCCATTGTCTGCAACGGGCTTGTAGgcctcttgctgctgctgctctgggtCATCCTCTGCTGGGCCTGCCATTCTCGCTCTGCCGATGTTGACTCTCTCTCTGAATCCAGTCCCAACTCCAGCCCTGGCCCCTGTCCTGAGAAGGCACCACCACCCCAGAAGCCCAGCCATGAAGGCAGCTACCTGCTGCAGCCCTGA